Genomic window (Candidatus Auribacterota bacterium):
CAATCGCGGCCGGGCCTTCCTCGTCCATCATCACTTCACGTGGATGCCCAAAGCGGTGTATTTTCTGTGACCGCTCCGTTTTCGGGAGGCATGTTCGAGGGAACTCCGCTGGATACATAGTGGAGATGATGGAATATCTTTACAATATTTTCGGCGTAAGAAGCTTTAATTTTGAAGATGATAGCTTCTTGGTTTTGCAGAAACGGCTGATTGAATACTGCGAGCTGGTAATAAAAAAGAACCTGCGTATCACCTGGGCGTGCCAAACGCCCGTAGATACGGTCTCGAAAGAACTCCTGCCCCTGATGAGGAGGGCTGGATGTGCGATGATAAACTTCGGAATAGAGTCTGGCAGCCAGAGGATACTGGACCGTATGCAAAAGGGAACAAGCGTCGAACAGATCGAGGAGGCGATCAGATTAACTCATGAGAGCGGTATACTCACCCGCGGGCTCATGATTGTAGGTTTTTTCGGCGAAAACAAGGAAACGATGGATGAAACGCTCGCATTTTTAAAGTGTAGCAAACTCGATGATATAAGCTGGCACTATTTCACCCCATTACCCGGCAGCGAAGCGTGGGGACATACGAGAGAATACGGCGCGTTTACACCTCAATGGGAGAGGATGAACCTTTACCAGCCCACCTTTATTCCATCGGGGCTGACAGCCGAAGACCTGATATCATTTGTAAAGAAGTCGTACCGGCAATTCTATTTCAGGCCATCTGTTGTGTCGTCATACCTAAAACGGCTCAGAAGCGTGGGCCAGTTTCGACAGATTTTGAAGGGCACGAGTGCGCTTTTTTCGTACGTCGTGAGAAGAAGGGACTGATGAAACAAAGCGCGCTCCTCCCGAACCCGCCCGGCAAATGCCTGTATGTCAGGGATTATTTCTATTCAAAAATATCGAAAACAGGTTAACTCCACTATCCTGTCGAGCTACTGGTTTTGAGCGGAACTTTATCGGCTGCCGGCTATAACGTCTACGTAATGACGCTCATGCGAGGCGCATCGGCGCGGAAGAAATACCCATGTGGTATGCGCCCGAATTCGGTGTCCGGAGGAAGTGCTACTTCTGCTGGAACAGCAGCTTTATCTATCCCAACGGCGATGTCTGCCCCTGTGAGTCTTTTTACTACAAGCTCGGCAATGTGAACGAAAGCACTTTTTTAGATATATGGCATAGCGAAAAGTATCGTCGGTTCAGGAATGTACTCAAAAGGTCGATTCTCCCCGCCTGCGCCCGATGCTGTAAGTTGTAGCCGTGTTTTTAGAGTCGTTATCCAGAACATGTCTCGTGTGCCATCGGATTTATAGTACAGGACAAAATGACTAAGGGTAAATATATATTTTCGGAAAATCAGGTTTTGCTGATAGGGACTGCCCTCTTTGCATTGATCCGAATAATTGTGCTGTTGTTTTCCAGGAAGGTTTACATGGATGACGTCGAGGAATTGATTGTAGGCAACCTTGCAGCTGATATTCTTACAGGCGGCAAAATTTTGCCACTTCGGCAATACTTCGCTCATGGGTGGTTCTGGGCTGGACAATCTGCCACGGCCTTTATGACTATCGCAGCCTATTATGTTCTCGGCAGTTCGTATTTATCTCTTAAATTGAGTTTCTTGGTGCTGCAACTTATCACGTTTGTGTTGCTCTTTGTAGTTATGGATCGGTATATTAGTAGAAAAGCAGCTACACTCGCCTGTCTTCTTTATCTATTTCCCTCGGCCACATTTATTTACTATCAACTCTGGGTAAATTCGTTTCACCAATGTATTATTACCTTTGTAGTTGCGATACTACTGATCTGGAGGAATGCTCAGATTTCTGTGCATCGAACGTCGCAGATGTTATGGGTCGTACTTCTAGGCTATCTCATGGGTCTTTCAACTCTTTTTTGGGGGAGCAATTTTATTGTGGCAGGTATAGTTGCAATGTTCTGCCTATGGGAGTGGAGAAGGGGCGGTGCGAGTCGGATTATAAAGAACTCTGCCTTGTTGTTGCTGGGATTCATTATAGGATATATTCCAGTATTATCTCGATTTTCTCAGGCACTGGCTCAGCTTAGTGCTGTAGGTTATGATCCAGGAAGAACTATCTCTCAGATTGTTAGAAGGTCGCTCATATTGGCAGGGCCGACATTATCTGCTGTTTATGAGCCATGGGTACCATGTAATATGCTCCTACATCAATTTGCCTATGCAGCAGGAATAATCGCCTACATATGGGTACTGTTTAGGCTGGTAGTGGATAATGAAAAAGGCAGATCTGCCATGCATCTGTTTGTTGCCATCTATCCCCCGATATATGTTCTTATTGTCGCTCTCTCCGCATTAAATGATGCCTATGGATTCAAGGAGTCACTCAATCCCTGCCCCTTTGGGCTGAGGTATTCAAACCCCTTGATTGCTATCTCTGTAATCGCAGAGTCGATAATGATATGTGATTTTACTGGATATAGAAATATTGTAGCGAAGACACTTGGGATTCTTATTCTTGTTGTTTTAATGTGTTTTGGTCTTTTTTCTTTATATAGCATTTTAGTTCCAGTAGAGAAGGGCTATGGTGCCAAGCAGCCTGGCTATTTTGCCCAGGAGATTGGGTGCTGTATTACTGAGCAATATCTGGACGACTGGTCTCGCTTCACCCCGCTAATGGAACGAGTCCTTGCTAAAAAAGAAACCACGTTGAGAAATGATATTGCTCGAGGAGCTGCTTGGCTCACCTGTCTTTATCGAATTACTGATGACAATTTTCATATATCCAATCCCAAAAAGTTTCAGGCATATATAAATATAGCGCAGAAACATGTCCCCGCTGGTCTGCAGCAATTGTTCAAAGAAGAAATTGGGGCTTTTGTCTTCTGTCATACAAATTACAATTTGAAACTATCTCTCGATAAGCTTGCGCAAGGTCTCAGTGAGAAGGATGCCGAACTGAGTTACATCGGGCTGGCGCGTATGCTGCCTGCCTGGACAACCGACCCTTCAAAATTGGAAGAGGCAATTCATACTATTCCACTGAAAAATAAGAATCATCTGGCATACGCTATTGGGCAATATTTCTCGGCCCTGCCTGATCAAGAGAGAACCGTGCGTAGCATAGCCGATAAAATCACAGAGAGAGAATCATTCCTCGCAGGTAGCCGTGATCCCTTTGGCACGCGAATGTATTGGCCCCCGATTCATTGCCACTAGGACCACTGTAGGGGGTGGAGAATATTATAATAATTTGTATATTCTGATTCCCGGGCATCCTCTGGGAACAGATGCCCTTTCTCGTGATGAATACGCGAGGGAAAAATAGCGAGGGTCGTCAAGGTACCTCAAAATAGGCAATTCCTGATAGAGCGGATGAGTATACGCAGTTTCGTTGAGATGGATGTGCGTGATGCCGTGCATCTTCAAAATTCGCACCGCTTCATCGACGGATTTCGCCTGATACAGTTCCTTCGACTGGTACGAGTCGGCGGGAACAATCCTTCTCGGTATGATGTAGAATCGCGAGTCAAAAGAGAAGAGCACTGCATCCCGTGGCAGATTCTTTTCCATCCACTCACCCTCCGGCTGGAGCCACCGGGGATTGATATATTCGATGTAGTGGTAGCTCGGATCTTTGTGCGCTCTATCGATATGCCAGATGAGTGGGAACGCGATCTGCTGAAACACCTGGCCCATGAAGATAACCATCCCGACTGCGAGGAGGTTTTCCTTGATCCATGTAGAGAGCCTCGCGGTGTTGAGGATGTAGCAGAGGATGACGACGACGATCAGGCCCGTCTGATAAAAGTCAAATATCGCTCCGTTAAGGAATCTGAGCCATGAGTGCCAGGAGGCTATGTCAGCAATCGGCCAGTAGTGATCGGTATCCAGGAGCAGTTCACTACGGCAGCTCACGATCTGCCACGCCATCAGAAGAACAATGAGTGCCACGGTTTCAGAGATGCGCAACCCCCTGGTAAACATATCTCTCATCACGGAGCCTCCGAGAACTGCGGCGAGACAGAGGATTGGCAGCAGGAATTTTGACGAATCCCCCGCGCTGGGGGGATATCGAAGAATCAAAAGATAGGCAATATAATAGGCGAAGTATAACGCCACGATGAATAGTTCAAGGGGTGATTTCCACCATTTACTCCGAAAGAGGTACAGTATGAAGAACAGGGGCGCGAGAAAGCCCCAGTGCAGCAGGTCGAACCAGAGCGCGAATCCCTGCAAACCCGGCAAATTAGTTGAATGCTGTATCGCCCATGCATCTATGTTCTTTCCTCCCAGTATGTCGGCGAGGGCGGGATATATAGGATTGCCGAAGAGTAGGAGATTCCGCGCCAGGTGGGGCAGGACAATGCAGAAGGCGGGCAAGCATATCTTGGTGAATCCTCGCACGCCTAGCCGCAGCGGAGTGACATCTTTTCTTCCAGACGGAATCATGCTCATCGCGAAGAGGGCGAACAGAAAAACCGCGGCGAAAAGTGCGCCAGGGTATTCAACCCAGTAGGCAAATCCGAGGTTAACGCCGATGAGGTAAAGGCATCGCTCGTCACCGCTGAGATGAAAGCGTGCGAGAAAGTATATGGCGCCGAGGCAGAAGAAATTCATTACGATAGTAGAACTGGCGAAGACGCTGTAGAAAAGGAACATCTCCATCGAGAGACATATGATAACGGCGCTCAGGGCGCTTTCGCGGTCGTGAACCAGGCCGATTCGGGAGATTCGGTAGACGAGCGAACAGGAGAGAGCCGCGAAGATGAATGAAAACAGCTTGATCAGCCAGTAGTGGGGGTAGCCGAACAGGATATTTTCTATACCGTAGAGTATTGGAATGAATGACGGATAGGCATTGGCGAGTTCGGCACTGCTGAGGCTCACGTCGGTTGGCAGGTTCCCGCTACGGAGTATCTTTTCCGCGATTGGCAGATGGTAGCTCCACACATCCCAGAAGTATATCGGGGCCATAATCTTATAGATAAAGAATACAATGAACGTGGATAGTATGAACACCGAACAGAGCCGCTGGTAAAAATGAGACTTGCGGGAAGGGAACTTCTCTTTCCTTCGGAGCGGGGAGGCCGGATAGCTACCAGAGCGAAAATAAAGAAGTAGTGTCATGAGAAGTGTGAGAGTAACGAGGCAGAGGAACAGCGAATTACGATTGAGAACGAGACTGACCCCCTGGTTAGCCGTAAAGAGGATCAGGGTGATGAGGGCGGCCCCCGAAGGGAATGAGAAGATGAAAAGCTCTCTCCTGTCTCTGAATTCTGCTCCCCTTCCGATGATACAGAGCAGGAAGAGGTACCCGGCCATGATGTCCATGGCGAAGAATAGAAAAAACAGAAGCACAGTCCTCCTCCTATGCCCGGCAAAGGTGTTTCATCAGGGCAAACGCTCCTCTGAGAAGAGCCACTAATTGTCGCCAGCTCCTGATTCTCCTCAGATATGATAGGATAATACGTGGTCTGAGGTAAAATCTCTTCAAAACATGCCGCGCGCACTGGTCGAGCTTCTCGACTGTAAAGCCCTCAGGGACGAATGTGGGGTGGAAGACGCTCATTTTGTTGAAATCCGCGATCACCCTACCGTAGCGCGGGGCCTCTTTCCAGATCGGTGCTCCAGGGAATACGGTAAAGAATGTCACGCTGATGTCATCCAGAGGGATGCCTGTAACAAACTGCAATGTCCTCTCGATAGTTTCCGCTGTTTCCATCGGATGCCCCACCATGAGAAATCCCTTTGTCTTCATTCCACAGTCACGGGCGCGGTGCACTGCATCTTCTATCTGCTCAAGTGTAATACCCTTCTTCTCGAAATCGAGAATCTCCTGGCAACCGGATTCAATGCCGATGAGTATCTGCCAGCAGCCCGCCCTCATCATGGCGTTGAGTGCCGGACGGTCGGGCATCATATCGGCCCGGGCCAGGCAGCTCCAGCTTATGGCGGGCGCCTCCCTGAGTAGCAGTTCCGTAAGCTTCTGCAGGCGGCGGCGGAAGATCATGAAATTATCGTCTTCAAAGAGAATCTCTCGGATGCCGAATCGGTGATAGAGCGTGCGGATCATGTCGATGATGTATTCAGCGCTGTGAGCCCTGCACACATTCTTAAAAACACCGGTATCACAGAAGATGCAGCGGCCGGTGCAGCCGCGCGACGTGATGAGCGAGGTTGAGGGGGTATTCCGAACACTCTGTGGTGCAAGGTAGTAGTAGCGTGCGAGGGGAGGTAGGAGATCCCATGCGGGCAAGGGAAGAGCATCGAGTTCCTTGATGAACGGCCGCGGCGAGGCTTGACGCAGGAGATCTCCATCCCTTGATACGATTCCCTGTATCCTGCTCGTGTCCACATTATCTGCAAGGGCGGACACGAGCTCAGTGAGTGTGTGCTCGCCCTCGCCGACGACACCGTAATCAAAGCCGGGAAAGAGGTGCATCGTTTCCCGTGGTTGGGAAGTGAGGTGCACGCCACCTACAATTGTTGTGATGTTGGGGCGTTTCTCCTTCACTGCCGCGGCGATCGTGGCCGCGCGCTGTATCGAAAGAGTGACGGCGGTGCATGCGAGGATATCCGGTGCCAGAGATGCAATCTTCTCAATAGTCTCTCGCTCGCTGAGCCGCAGCGCCTCCGCATCCAGGATACACACATCCCGTCCTTTTTCCCGCAACACGCTCGCGAGGTAGGTGAGACCGTGCGGGGGTTCCATCGCTCCTGCGGATGCCAGCGAGCCGTATCGTTCTTGAATGGTGAGCGGAGGATTCAGGAAAAGGATCTTGTTCATTCCGGAGGGAGAGTGTGCAGCGAGTGTGGTTCAACCTTGCTGCGCCTGAAAAGTTTTAGTCGGAACGCGATCATCTCTTTGAGGATCGCGAGAATTACCCACGGACCGGAGAGGGTCGATGTGCCTCTGGATCTCGGGAAATAGTCTATGCCAAATTGTGATACGCGATAACCCGCACGAATTGCCCGTATGATCAACTCAGCGTCGATGAGAGACCCATTGGATTCCAGTTCAATGGAGTCGAAAACCTGCCTTTTGATGAGCTTGAAGGAAAAGTTAATATCCCGGATGCGCACTCCGAAGAGGATTCTTATGAGAATATTGTACGCTGCCGAGTAAACGGTCCTGAGCACGCCTTCACTTGTTCGGTCGTGGCGGTAGGCGGTTACAATATCACAGTTGGTGAACTCCATGATCCTCATCGCCCTTTTAATTTCCTCCAGGTCGAATGGTAAGTCCATGTCGCTGTAGATGACGATCTCCTTTTTCGCGCACGCAAAGCCTGTCCTCAGAGTGGTCCCCAGTTTGGAGTTTACCTTGTGATGCAGAACCCTGATCCTGGAGCTTTCCCTGGCCATGCGATCCGCAATTTCACCACAGCCATCGGTACTCGCGTCATCAACGATGATGATCTCGTAGTCGTCCGTAATTGTGTCCAGTGTGCGCGTGGCGAGGCTGACTGTTTTTTTCACATAGTCCCTCTCGTTAAACATTGGAAACACTATGGAGATGCTGTAGTGATTCATATACGTGCGAGTACTCCCTCTATAACTATACGCTTCTTGTTTTGAGCGAATAGCAGAACAGATTCCAAAGGTCTCTCAGCGAAAGCATGCGCAGTAATCGTAGCAGTTTTTTCGGGCGCATATATGTTCTGCGGTAGGCATGTTTGATCAGGTGGCGGAGATCAACATCGCTGACGCCTTTTACTGTGTGCGCAATACCGCCGTAGAAGAGACCCCCGTCCCGCAGAGGGAATTCACGAATTGCACCCTCGCCGGACAGTATATCATAGAGCACAGTGCCGGGAAAGGCAGTTACTCGTGAAAATTGAGTCAGCTCAGTGTCGAGCCCCACTGCATAGTGTATGGTGTCCTCAATATGAATCCTTTGCTCCCAGGGGAATCCGAGCATGAAGAAGGAGTAGGTAGAGAGTCCTTCTTCCTTACACCAGCGCACCACCTGCTTCACCTTTTCTAGATCGAAACCTTTTTTAATCCTCTGCAAAGTCTCTACATTGCCGCTCTCAGGCGCCACCCCTACAATCCAGACCCCGGCGGCCTTGAGCTTCTTCACCGTGTCGCGGGTTATGCGATCCACCCGGATACCGTTGGTGAGCTGGAGGTGCACCTTGATTTTTCTACGCAGTATCTCGTCACAAATTTCTTCGGTGCGCTGGATATCCATGGTGAAATTATCATCATAGATACAGATTTCCTTCACACCGAGATCGCATACCTGCCATTCTATTTCATTGACCACATTCTGGACCGAGCGCGCCCGCCACCGATTCCCCATGGTTTTGAAACAATAAATGCACCCATAAGGACAACCGCGCGAGGTAATCAGGCTTGAAATGGGCAGTGCTCTCTTCACTGGTGAGTAGTAACGGGTGATATCCACCTTGTCCAGCGCGGAGAAGGGAAGGCTGTCGAGATCCTTGATGAACTCCCTCGGCCCGGTACAGATAATCTCGCCTGACCTGTCTTTAAAGCAAAGGCCCTTCACCTCGGCCCATGGCGCGCCCGATGCCAGTTCGTACATAATTTCTTCCCCTTCACCCACTGCGACTGCATCGATGCAGCTTTCCTGAATGAGCCTGCGGGGAATGGAGATAGAGAGCGGGCCTCCTGTAACGATCAATTTTTTAGGCCACGCATGTTTGACATTCCTGGCAATGTGAAGAGATTGTTCTACGTTGGATATGTTGATGCTCAATCCGATGATGTCTGCATCAGCGATATCGCGCTCACGCAGCTGTTCAATATGACAATCCGTTACAGTGGCGGGGATGCCTTTTGATTCAAGATAGGATGCGATGCCAAGGATGCCGATGGGAGGAAGGCGATTGATGAACAGGCGCGGATCCCGCGGCGCCTGGGCGATCAATAATATTCGGGAGGTCATAGTAAAAGTATTTTTTAGCCGGAGTCGGGCGCCTTTAGGCTGCCCTTCTCAGGATGAGCTTACTGAAGCCCGTTCGCGCAAAAGCGCCGATCATGTCCATTGCTGGAATTATCCTGTAATCAAACGAGAAGAGTATCAATCTGAGCCACGTGACTGGCTCGATAATCGCAACGATAAAGGGGTAAAGGCATGTGGTCATGAGCGCCACCGCGGGGCGGTGACGGTGTGCGACAAGAAAAGCAATAAGCGATTTCGGCAGGAGTGGACACATCCTGATGATTTTATTGAGGAGAATGTGTTTGTATTTGAAGTAGTTTTTTGAGCAGGGGTTTTCAATGGGAAGATTATCGGCTACGGCGTGAGCGTAAATTTCAGTGCCCTGATAGAAAGTGAGCGAGTAGAGCTGAAATTGAAAAGGTCTGGGGATTTTTAAAATGAGATTGATGGTTTCAAGAATATCTTCTTCAGTCTCAAATGGATTATCCAATATGATATCGTACAGTGCGGCGATGGTGTATTTATTGGTGAGGTGGGCTGCGCGCAATAGCTTTTCATTAGGAACGGAGCGCAGATAGATATCCTTCTTGGTCCGTTCCGAACCGGACTGCAAGCCGATAAAAATCCACGAAAGACCGCTCGCCTTCAGCAGGCGGATCTTTTCTTCGGTAATGGTGTTGGGTGTGCCACAGCAGATGAATCTTGTGCGTATCTGTTCCTGATACTTCTCGGCAAAATCTTTAATCCAGTTGCTGCCATGTGCGAAAAAATCATCATCATGGATGATCACATACACGATGTCTGGATACAATTTGATGGCGCATGAGAGCTCTTCAATGACATTGTCCACTCTCCTCTCTCGCACGCGATGAACTCCATAGAGTTTGGCAAGGAAAGAATTGCAGCAATAGGAGCATGAAAACGGACATCCCCTGATTGTTATCAGACTGTAAAATCTGCCTGAAAATCTGGAATATTTCTTGAAAAGATCGTTGTCCATCGGGACAATTCTATTGCGGTGCAGAATAAAGCTTTTTTCAGGGTGATGCTCGGGAAAGGGAAATACGTCGAGGTCATTATTGAGCGGTCTCAATGCGTTGATTACAACCCTGCCTGATTCCCTGAAGGCCAGGTTTAAGACAGCGCGTGGGGAGCGCCGCGCGTCCAGCGCAGTTGCGAATTCCAGAAAGGAAACCTCTGATTCGCCGATAAAAACGTAGTCCGCAGAGTTCAGACATTCTTCCGGGGCTATAGAGGGGTGTATCCCCCCCCACACAATGCAGATTTGAGGAAACGCCTTCTTGATCTCGGAGGAAATGAGCTGTGCCTTATCATAAGAGTCGCTCATGAGGCTGATGCCCACTATCCCTGGCGTGAATAGCTGAACGAAATCCTTGATGACGGGGATAGCTTCCGCATTAAATGAAGGGAGGAAGAGGATGTGAGAATCCACTCCGTTCTTCCGCAGGTAGGAGTGAATATATTTCAGGCCGATCGTGTCTGTATTAGGCTGTAAAGAAATAAGCAGTATTTTCATAAAAGTATGGTATGCGGGCACCGGGAGCCCCGTTGCCCTGCCACGCTATTATGTCGCAGACACTGAAGTCGTTCTATCGACAGGCGGAGCATTGATCCCTTCCTTCCGACATACGTAGAGAATATGCGGATGCAGATAACCATTATCTATTCTCTCGACGTGGACATGTAAATGTAAAGCGCTGAATATCTTGGCAAACTCTTCCTGGCTCCGGAACTGCACTCTCTGTCCGTTGGTAATGCCCAGAATCTTTACGGCAAGCACCTCCTGAGCATACGCCCAGGCATATTTCCAGCGTGGCGATGTATCAGTGGTTTTGACGAGCAAAAGCCCGCCGGGTTTTAAATTCGTATAACAAGCCCCAATGATCCTATCCTGGTCTCCCGGACTGAAAAGATAGAGCACGTCAATAAGGAGAATGGCCTCGGCGGGCAATAGGGCGAAATTCAATATATCTACATGTCTGAATTCGACGTTGTGGATATTTCGAGCGGCCTGGCGCGCGATGGATATTTTATCCTCGGATATGTCGCACCCTATTACCGTGCGCCTCGCCGAGGTGAGAGCCAGATAGAGCGAGAAGAGACCGTGGCCGCAGCCGAGGTCATAGATTGATCCAGCCGCCGGGACAAGGGGCTCAATACGGTCAAACGGGCATGTGAGATAGCGGATCTTATTGTGGAGCCTCGCTGCGAGGGGCAGACCGTGGTAGTGGAGAAGAATTTCAGGCATCCTGTGCGACGACCGCGTGCTCATGATATGTTCCATTCCAAGACTCAACCGGCTTTACTTGTGAAAACTCTCCATGATAGCTGCAGGTATTCCCTGAACGATATCTTGTAATAAAAGATCTTGTATCTCAGGCAGTATGCTTTATGCAATCGCCTCGCCTGGTTGTAAATCCAACTAAAGGGTAATCTTATCAAGATGAGAGACATCCTGTACAGCCATGGGAACGCGACTATAAGTGAAAAGAGCTTTTGCAGGTTTTCTATTTTTCTTTTATCGGGTAGTTTGAGCGGCGAATGCACATGATAGGTTTCTGCGAATTGGGTTGTTGTCGGGGACAGGAGCCCCATCTTTATAGAGGTGTCATATATCTCCGTCCCCGGATAGGGAGAGAGCAGTGAAACCCATGCGTAATCGGGGCGACAACGGATATTCAGATTCAATGTTTCGAGGCACTCCTTGAGGCTTTCGCCGGGAATCCCGAGCATGTTCTGGATAATGAAATTGATCCTGTATTTTCGCAGCCTCTGTGCGAGTGTGAGCAAAGTTTCTTTGGAGATAGGGCGTCGAAGAACATTATTGCGGACGTAGTCATTGCCCGCCTCCGCAGCCCATGCAATGCTGAAACAGCCGGCATCTTTCAGGTATGCGATTTCTTCCTCGGCAACCTGGTCCGGACGGATATTGCAGTTGAAGGGCAGACCGATCTGCTTCTTGAATTTAAGACTGAATTCCTTGAGCCATTCTTTGCTGAAGACAAGAGAGGAGTCATGGAACAGCACAAATTCGAGAGGATACCGCTCCTTGACCTGTGCAATCTCATTCACGACATTGTCGGGGCTCCTGAATCGGATGACCTTGCCTTTCCCCTGGTAGATCCTGTTATAGAGATGATTGAAGCAGTAGGAGCATCTGTGCATGCATCCGCGGGAAGCGATGAACGTTTTCATCTTTGAGGAGCGCGCCGTGGGATATGAGTAAAAGAGCTCCCGATCCGGGAAGGGTATGCTGTCCAGGTCTTCGATGAGAGGCCTCACATCATTGCGGTAGATCGTCTTATCCCGCTTGATATGGAAATTTCTGACAGTGGTGATATCGTCGCCTCTCTGGAGTTTGTCGGCGAGCTCGACAAACGCCTCCTCTCCCTCTCCGACGCATATGGCATCAACGCCTTCCTCATCAATCATAGCTGGGAAAAATGTGGGATGGGGGCCGCCGAAGACGGAGAAGACGCGGTGGGCGTTTTTAATTTCCCGGTTGATTCTCAGGAAAAGCTCGTGCGCTCCGGTGGTGATGCTGTAGGCGATGATATCGGGGCTTGCTCCGGCGAGGTGCCTTTTTATCTCTCTATCGGTTGCACCACAGATATCCACGCGGTGCCCCGCTTGTGAGAGGGGCGTCGATAAGTACATGATCCCCAGCGGTTCAAAGCCGCCCACGGAATAGTTCCGCGCTGCATCTGATATGAAGAGGACGTTCATGGGCGCCTCGAACTCGTAAAAGAATAGCGAAGCATTCTCAAGCCCGCCGTGGCGTAGGTGATCATCATGGGGACGGATTTGAGTTTCTTAAAAACCCTGATGGTGTGGATCGGGCGCAGGAGGAGCTTCCTATTTGCCCATTTCTCGAGGCGGGCGACCTCTCCAGCAGAAAGGTACAGTGTCCCCATAGAAGGGGTGGAATAATCTCCTCTCACGGCAGATCTCTTGTCTATGAGCCTGTTCTCAACAGCGATCTTATGGAGCTCTGAGCCGGGGAACGGACAGGCAATGCTGAAGTTGGATATGTCCCCATCGAGCTCCTTCGCAAATGCAACGGTCTGACGCACTGTCTCCCTCGTCTCCCAT
Coding sequences:
- a CDS encoding glycosyltransferase family 39 protein; protein product: MLLFFLFFAMDIMAGYLFLLCIIGRGAEFRDRRELFIFSFPSGAALITLILFTANQGVSLVLNRNSLFLCLVTLTLLMTLLLYFRSGSYPASPLRRKEKFPSRKSHFYQRLCSVFILSTFIVFFIYKIMAPIYFWDVWSYHLPIAEKILRSGNLPTDVSLSSAELANAYPSFIPILYGIENILFGYPHYWLIKLFSFIFAALSCSLVYRISRIGLVHDRESALSAVIICLSMEMFLFYSVFASSTIVMNFFCLGAIYFLARFHLSGDERCLYLIGVNLGFAYWVEYPGALFAAVFLFALFAMSMIPSGRKDVTPLRLGVRGFTKICLPAFCIVLPHLARNLLLFGNPIYPALADILGGKNIDAWAIQHSTNLPGLQGFALWFDLLHWGFLAPLFFILYLFRSKWWKSPLELFIVALYFAYYIAYLLILRYPPSAGDSSKFLLPILCLAAVLGGSVMRDMFTRGLRISETVALIVLLMAWQIVSCRSELLLDTDHYWPIADIASWHSWLRFLNGAIFDFYQTGLIVVVILCYILNTARLSTWIKENLLAVGMVIFMGQVFQQIAFPLIWHIDRAHKDPSYHYIEYINPRWLQPEGEWMEKNLPRDAVLFSFDSRFYIIPRRIVPADSYQSKELYQAKSVDEAVRILKMHGITHIHLNETAYTHPLYQELPILRYLDDPRYFSLAYSSRERASVPRGCPGIRIYKLL
- a CDS encoding radical SAM protein gives rise to the protein MNKILFLNPPLTIQERYGSLASAGAMEPPHGLTYLASVLREKGRDVCILDAEALRLSERETIEKIASLAPDILACTAVTLSIQRAATIAAAVKEKRPNITTIVGGVHLTSQPRETMHLFPGFDYGVVGEGEHTLTELVSALADNVDTSRIQGIVSRDGDLLRQASPRPFIKELDALPLPAWDLLPPLARYYYLAPQSVRNTPSTSLITSRGCTGRCIFCDTGVFKNVCRAHSAEYIIDMIRTLYHRFGIREILFEDDNFMIFRRRLQKLTELLLREAPAISWSCLARADMMPDRPALNAMMRAGCWQILIGIESGCQEILDFEKKGITLEQIEDAVHRARDCGMKTKGFLMVGHPMETAETIERTLQFVTGIPLDDISVTFFTVFPGAPIWKEAPRYGRVIADFNKMSVFHPTFVPEGFTVEKLDQCARHVLKRFYLRPRIILSYLRRIRSWRQLVALLRGAFALMKHLCRA
- a CDS encoding radical SAM protein — encoded protein: MRIMLVNQPLIPSARYGQLAAAGSYSPPMGLCSLAAVVKHQGHEVSIVDAQSLGLDYEGTLRHVEKNRPSLIGITAFTSTFPSGKKLAEMVSSRVSPRPLIVFGGPHVTAMPEDSMRECNAIDIVAIGEGEETLRELLDALAHKRHVSSVNGIAFRDNGTINTTPKREFIRDLDTLPFPAWPLLTNFPRAYSTQHFSIAAGPSSSIITSRGCPKRCIFCDRSVFGRHVRGNSAGYIVEMMEYLYNIFGVRSFNFEDDSFLVLQKRLIEYCELVIKKNLRITWACQTPVDTVSKELLPLMRRAGCAMINFGIESGSQRILDRMQKGTSVEQIEEAIRLTHESGILTRGLMIVGFFGENKETMDETLAFLKCSKLDDISWHYFTPLPGSEAWGHTREYGAFTPQWERMNLYQPTFIPSGLTAEDLISFVKKSYRQFYFRPSVVSSYLKRLRSVGQFRQILKGTSALFSYVVRRRD
- a CDS encoding glycosyltransferase family 2 protein; the protein is MNHYSISIVFPMFNERDYVKKTVSLATRTLDTITDDYEIIIVDDASTDGCGEIADRMARESSRIRVLHHKVNSKLGTTLRTGFACAKKEIVIYSDMDLPFDLEEIKRAMRIMEFTNCDIVTAYRHDRTSEGVLRTVYSAAYNILIRILFGVRIRDINFSFKLIKRQVFDSIELESNGSLIDAELIIRAIRAGYRVSQFGIDYFPRSRGTSTLSGPWVILAILKEMIAFRLKLFRRSKVEPHSLHTLPPE
- a CDS encoding radical SAM protein; translation: MTSRILLIAQAPRDPRLFINRLPPIGILGIASYLESKGIPATVTDCHIEQLRERDIADADIIGLSINISNVEQSLHIARNVKHAWPKKLIVTGGPLSISIPRRLIQESCIDAVAVGEGEEIMYELASGAPWAEVKGLCFKDRSGEIICTGPREFIKDLDSLPFSALDKVDITRYYSPVKRALPISSLITSRGCPYGCIYCFKTMGNRWRARSVQNVVNEIEWQVCDLGVKEICIYDDNFTMDIQRTEEICDEILRRKIKVHLQLTNGIRVDRITRDTVKKLKAAGVWIVGVAPESGNVETLQRIKKGFDLEKVKQVVRWCKEEGLSTYSFFMLGFPWEQRIHIEDTIHYAVGLDTELTQFSRVTAFPGTVLYDILSGEGAIREFPLRDGGLFYGGIAHTVKGVSDVDLRHLIKHAYRRTYMRPKKLLRLLRMLSLRDLWNLFCYSLKTRSV